CATGGACCCGGTGTTCCTGGACCTGCCTCCGGAGGTGATCCGGACCTCCATGCGCACCCACCAGAAGTATTTCGCGGTCCGCGACCCGGCGACGGGCAAGCTCGCGCCGCACTTCCTGACCGTGGCCAATATCGAAGCCGCCGACGGGGGCAAGGTGATCGCCGCCGGCAACGCCAAGGTTCTCTCGGCCCGGCTGTCGGACGCCCGCTTCTTCTGGGACGAGGATCGCAAGATCAGCCTGGAAGACCGCCTCGAAAAGCTGAAGGGCGTCACCTTCCACGCCAAGCTGGGCAGCCTCTATGAGCGGGTCGAGCGGCTGGAGATCCTGGCCAAGGCCATCGCGCCGCGGGTCGGCGCCGATGTCGCCAAGGCGGTGCTGGCCGCGCGCCTGGCCAAGGCCGATCTCGGCACGGGCATGGTCGGCGAGTTCCCCGAACTGCAGGGCCTGATGGGCGGCTACTACGCGCGCGAGGAAAAGATCAGCGGCGTGGTGGCCGACGCCATCCGCGACCACTACCGCCCGGTCGGCGCCAATGACGAGGCGCCCGACACCCCGGTCACCATGGCCGTGGCCCTCGCCGAAAAGCTCGACACGCTGACGGCTTTCTTCGCCATCAATGAGAAACCCACCGGGTCGCGCGACCCCTATGCCCTGCGCCGCGCGGCGCTGGGGGTGATCCGCATCCTGCTGGGCTCGGAGGCGCGTGCGCCCGTCCGCCAGCTGGTGGGCGACTGGTATCGGTCCTTGCGCTGCTACGTCGATCCGGGCCGCGCCCTCTACGTCTCCACCAAGCGGACCACCGGCTATCTGGGGCCGCTGTCGCGCAGCCCCTCGGAGGTCTTCGAGACCTATGTCGAGGAGTTCGAGGACGCGCTTCTTGAAGGCAAACCCTATGTGGTGGCCACCGAGGCGGACTTCGACATCCGCTTCGACCGCTCGGCCGCGGCCGGTGAGGCGCCCGAGGGCGAGGTGCTCTACGAATTCCGCCCCTACGCCGTGGTGGCCGACGAGGTCATGGCCTTCTTCGCCGACCGCCTGAAGGTGGTGCTGCGCGACCAGGGCAAGCGCCACGACCTGGTGGACGCGGTCTTCGCCCTCGGCGACGACGACCTGGTGCGTATCGTCGCCCGGGTCGAGGCCCTGGATGGCTTCCTCAAGACCGAGGACGGCAAGAACCTGCTGGCCGGCGAGAAGCGCGCCCGACAACTGCTCCAGGCCGAGGAAAAGAAGGGCCCCTTACCTGCGGGTCCGGCCGTGGCCATGTCCGGCGCGACCTCGGAGGAGACCGCCCTGATCGGGGCGATTTCCCTTGCGGAACCCGCGGTGGCGCGTGCATTGCACAATGAAGATTTCGCAGGTGCGATGCGTGCCCTGTCGGGACTGCGCGCGCCCGTGGACGCCTTCTTCGAGAAGGTGTTGGTGAACTCTGAGGTCGCGGCGGAACGTGAGAACCGTCTACGGCTTCTGGCGCAGGTGCGTGATGCGATGGGTCGCGTCGCGGACTTCTCTCTGGTGACGGGTTAGGAGACCTCAAGGATGCCGACCGATACGCTGACCAAGTCGCGCTGGGTCTATTCCTTTGGCGGGGGCGGCGCCGACGGCGACGCGTCCATGAAGAACCTGCTGGGCGGGAAGGGGGCCAACCTCGCCGAGATGTCCTCCCTGGGCCTGCCCGTGCCCCCCGGCTTCACCATCACCACTGAAGCCTGCGTCCACTACTATTCCAACGACAAGGCCTATCCCGAAGGCCTGAAGGAACAGGTCGTGGCGGGCCTGGCCAAGGTCGAGGCGATCACCGGCAAGGTGTTCGGCGACGCCGCCAACCCGCTGCTGGTCTCGGTGCGCTCGGGCGCCCGGGCCTCCATGCCCGGCATGATGGACACTGTCCTGAACCTCGGCCTCAACGACCAGACCGTGGAGGGCCTGGCCAAGCTGGCCGGTGACCGCCGCTTCGCCTTCGACAGCTATCGCCGCTTCATCCAGATGTACTCCGCCGTAGTCCTGGATCTGGACCACCACATGTTCGAGGACATCCTCGACGAACAGAAGGAGCGCCTCGACGTCAGCGTCGACACCGCCCTTTCCGCCGAGGACTGGGAGAAGGTCGTCAGCGCCTACAAGGCCGCCGTCGAGCGTGAGCTGGGCCATCCCTTCCCACAGGATCCGCAGGCCCAGCTTTGGGGCGCCATCAGCGCGGTGTTCGCCAGCTGGATGAACGACCGGGCCAAGTTCTACCGCCGCATGCACGACATCCCTGAAAGCTGGGGGACCGCCGTCAACGTCCAGTCGATGGTGTTCGGCAACATGGGCGACAGCAGCGCCACCGGCGTGGCCTTCACCCGCAACCCGTCCACCGGCGAGGCGCGCCTCTATGGCGAGTTCCTGATCAACGCCCAGGGCGAGGACGTGGTGGCCGGCATCCGCACGCCCCAGGCCCTGACGCGCGCCGCCCGCGAGGAGATGGGCGAGAAGTCGCCGTCCATGGAGGAGGCCCTCCCGGACGTCTTTGCGGAGTTCAAGTCCGTCGTCGAGAAGCTGGAACAGCACTATCGCGACATGCAGGACATCGAGTTCACCGTGGAGAAGGGGCGCCTCTACATGCTCCAGACCCGCAACGGCAAGCGCACCGCCAAGGCCGCGCTGAAGGTCGCGGTGGATCTCGCCAATGAGGGCCTGATCACCAAGGAAGAGGCGGTGATGCGCATCGAGCCCGGGTCGCTCGATCAGCTGCTGCACCCCACCATCGATCCGGCGAGCCCGCGCGACATCATCACCTCGGGCCTGCCCGCGTCGCCGGGCGCGGCCACGGGCAAGGTGGTGTTCGACGCCGACGAGGCCGAGAAGATGGCCGCCGCCGGCGAGGCGGTGATCCTGGTCCGCGAGGAAACCAGCCCCGAAGACATCCACGGCATGCACGCGGCCAAGGCGATCCTGACGGCGCGCGGCGGCATGACCAGCCACGCCGCCGTGGTGGCCCGCGGCATGGGGCGTCCCTGCGTCTCCGGCGCCAGCGAGCTCTATATCGACGACGCGGCCCAGACCTTCCGGGCCCGCAACCGCACCTTCAAGGCCGGCGATATCATCACCATCGATGGCTCCAAGGGCGAGGTGCTGGCCGGCGCCGTGCAGATGATCGAGCCGGAGCTGACGGGTGACTTCGCCGCCCTGATGGTCTGGGCCGACGCCATCCGCCGCCTGAAGGTCCGCGCCAACGCCGAGACCGCCACCGACGCCGCCGCCGCCCGTCAGTTCGGCGCCGAGGGCATCGGCCTGGTGCGCTCCGAGCACATGTTCTTCGACGCCGTGCGCATCGCCGCCGTGCGCGAGATGATCCTGGCCGACGACCGCCCGGGCCGTGAACAGGCGCTCGCCAAGATGCTGGTCATGCAGCGCGAGGACTTTGTGCAGCTGTTTTCCATCATGGAGGGCCTGCCGGTCACCTTCCGGCTGCTGGACCCGCCGCTTCACGAGTTCCTGCCCCACACCGCCGAGGACGTCGAAGCGGTCTCCAAGGCCACCGGCCTGGACGCCGCCAAGCTGCTGGCCCGCGCCAAGGAGCTGCACGAGGTGAACCCCATGCTGGGCCACCGCGGCTGCCGCCTGGGCGTGGCCTATCCTGAGATCTACGAGATGCAGGTCCGCGCCATCCTGGAGGCCGCCATCGAGGTGGTTCAGTCCGGCAAGGCCGCGCCGATCCCGGAGATCATGCACCCGCTCGTCTCCAAAGGCTTGGAGATGAAGTTCCTGCGCGAACTCACCGACCGGGTCGCCCAGCAGGTGATGGCCGAGAAGGGCGTCACCATCGACTACCGGGTCGGCACCATGGTGGAGCTGCCCCGCGCCGCCATCCGCGCCGACGACCTGGCGCAGTACGCCGAGTT
The sequence above is drawn from the Phenylobacterium glaciei genome and encodes:
- the glyS gene encoding glycine--tRNA ligase subunit beta; translation: MPQLLIELFSEEIPARMQAQAARDFERLAREHLAGEGLIPEAVKSFGGPRRLTLVAEGLPATQGDRHEDRKGPRVGSPDQAMDGFLRSTGLTREQLVEKDGVWFAHIHRQGRPTPEIIAEMVDKIVRDFPWPKSMTWGRGTLRWVRPLKRIVCVFDGEVVPFTIDGIESGNVTEGHRFMGSAQPFKVRDFDEYAQKLAKHFVILDPEERKDRILEGAKTLCFARNLDLVDDEGLLDEVSGLAEWPTPILGDMDPVFLDLPPEVIRTSMRTHQKYFAVRDPATGKLAPHFLTVANIEAADGGKVIAAGNAKVLSARLSDARFFWDEDRKISLEDRLEKLKGVTFHAKLGSLYERVERLEILAKAIAPRVGADVAKAVLAARLAKADLGTGMVGEFPELQGLMGGYYAREEKISGVVADAIRDHYRPVGANDEAPDTPVTMAVALAEKLDTLTAFFAINEKPTGSRDPYALRRAALGVIRILLGSEARAPVRQLVGDWYRSLRCYVDPGRALYVSTKRTTGYLGPLSRSPSEVFETYVEEFEDALLEGKPYVVATEADFDIRFDRSAAAGEAPEGEVLYEFRPYAVVADEVMAFFADRLKVVLRDQGKRHDLVDAVFALGDDDLVRIVARVEALDGFLKTEDGKNLLAGEKRARQLLQAEEKKGPLPAGPAVAMSGATSEETALIGAISLAEPAVARALHNEDFAGAMRALSGLRAPVDAFFEKVLVNSEVAAERENRLRLLAQVRDAMGRVADFSLVTG
- the ppdK gene encoding pyruvate, phosphate dikinase, which encodes MPTDTLTKSRWVYSFGGGGADGDASMKNLLGGKGANLAEMSSLGLPVPPGFTITTEACVHYYSNDKAYPEGLKEQVVAGLAKVEAITGKVFGDAANPLLVSVRSGARASMPGMMDTVLNLGLNDQTVEGLAKLAGDRRFAFDSYRRFIQMYSAVVLDLDHHMFEDILDEQKERLDVSVDTALSAEDWEKVVSAYKAAVERELGHPFPQDPQAQLWGAISAVFASWMNDRAKFYRRMHDIPESWGTAVNVQSMVFGNMGDSSATGVAFTRNPSTGEARLYGEFLINAQGEDVVAGIRTPQALTRAAREEMGEKSPSMEEALPDVFAEFKSVVEKLEQHYRDMQDIEFTVEKGRLYMLQTRNGKRTAKAALKVAVDLANEGLITKEEAVMRIEPGSLDQLLHPTIDPASPRDIITSGLPASPGAATGKVVFDADEAEKMAAAGEAVILVREETSPEDIHGMHAAKAILTARGGMTSHAAVVARGMGRPCVSGASELYIDDAAQTFRARNRTFKAGDIITIDGSKGEVLAGAVQMIEPELTGDFAALMVWADAIRRLKVRANAETATDAAAARQFGAEGIGLVRSEHMFFDAVRIAAVREMILADDRPGREQALAKMLVMQREDFVQLFSIMEGLPVTFRLLDPPLHEFLPHTAEDVEAVSKATGLDAAKLLARAKELHEVNPMLGHRGCRLGVAYPEIYEMQVRAILEAAIEVVQSGKAAPIPEIMHPLVSKGLEMKFLRELTDRVAQQVMAEKGVTIDYRVGTMVELPRAAIRADDLAQYAEFFSFGTNDLTQTTFGISRDDSGRFLGAYIDKGIFERDPFVTLDQEGVGDLIRIAVERGRKTRPDIKLGICGEHGGDPASIEFCEKIGLDYVSCSPFRVPIARLAAAQAAIGEREKDR